In Thioclava electrotropha, a single window of DNA contains:
- a CDS encoding site-specific integrase, translating to MADYCSAVLILTGPRVLAREARRGLDGWDKLGAHAQTEVLHIAMASAAMALQLSRPLRTRNIHELTVSGEGAELRLPRRKGSLAMIDIARTRVKNNRDIFHEVPAVQWQTLALWIEEGRAKWCVGHNIDPDLNPYLFPGINSDGPISRGTFNKFWNRGMSRIGVIGLNPHLMRHVGATLYIAQNPGAYGVVADLLGDKLDTVQAFYARGAGREAARLFAEVIQRLDPTLHLS from the coding sequence GTGGCCGACTATTGCTCCGCCGTTCTCATCCTCACAGGTCCGCGCGTTTTGGCACGCGAAGCGCGGCGCGGGCTTGATGGGTGGGACAAATTGGGGGCGCATGCCCAGACCGAGGTGCTCCATATCGCAATGGCCTCGGCGGCGATGGCGCTCCAGCTTTCGCGACCTCTGCGGACGCGCAACATCCACGAGCTGACAGTGAGCGGAGAAGGCGCCGAGCTTCGTCTCCCGCGTCGCAAGGGGTCTTTGGCGATGATCGACATTGCCCGAACGCGTGTGAAGAACAATCGCGACATTTTCCACGAGGTGCCGGCGGTTCAATGGCAGACTCTTGCTCTTTGGATCGAAGAAGGGCGCGCCAAGTGGTGCGTGGGTCATAACATCGATCCCGATCTCAATCCTTACCTCTTCCCGGGTATCAATAGCGACGGGCCGATCTCGCGAGGCACATTCAACAAGTTTTGGAATCGGGGGATGTCGCGCATTGGCGTGATCGGCCTCAATCCGCATCTGATGCGGCATGTCGGCGCGACGCTCTACATTGCACAAAACCCCGGCGCCTACGGCGTCGTTGCAGACCTGCTCGGAGACAAGCTCGATACGGTGCAGGCATTTTATGCGCGGGGTGCCGGACGCGAAGCGGCACGTCTCTTTGCCGAGGTCATCCAGCGCCTCGACCCGACACTCCACCTTTCCTGA